DNA from Asticcacaulis sp. ZE23SCel15:
CGGCGTCTATGTCGAGCCTGAGGCGATTGCTGAAATGCGCAAGCTGATCGGGGAACGCTATGGCCCGGCCTATGTGCCCGAAACCCCGCGCTTCTACAAGGCCAAGGCCAAGAACGCCCAGGAAGCCCACGAAGCCGTGCGCCCGACCTCGCTCTATCGCCGCCCGGAAACCCTGCGCCTTGAGGGCGATCAGGCGCGGCTTTATGAACTGATCTGGAAACGGACCATGGCGTCGCAAATGGAAGCGGCCAAGGTTGAGAAAACCGCCATTGACCTGTTGAGCCCCGATAAGCAAATCGCCCTGCGTGCCACCGGTCAGGTCATCACCTTTGATGGCTATCTAGCGGTCTATGAAGAAGGCAAGGATGATGACGGCGATGAGGACGGTGGCCGCTTGCCCGCCGTGCGCGTCGGCACCACGGCCAGCGTTCATGCCATCAAGCCGGCCCAGCACTTTACCGAACCGCCCCCGCGCTATTCCGAAGCCACCCTCGTCAAGAAGATGGAAGAACTGGGGATCGGGCGGCCTTCGACCTATGCGTCGGTACTGACCGTGCTGCGCGACCGCGCCTATGTCCGCATGGATAAGAACCGCTTTATCCCCGAAGACAAAGGCCGGCTGGTCACGGCCTTCCTTGAAGAATTTTTCAAGCGTTACGTCGAATATGACTTCACGGCTGACCTCGAAGAAAAGCTCGATCTGGTCTCCGCCGGTGAGTTGAACTGGAAGGCATTGCTGCGCGAATTCTGGCAGGATTTCCACGCCGCCGCCGGTGGCGTGCAGGAGTTCCGCGTCTCTGAGGTGCTGGATCGCCTGAATGATGCCCTGGGGCCGCATATCTTCCCCGACAAAGGCGACGGCACCAATCCGCGCGCCTGCCCGTCATGCGCCAACGGTCTGCTGAGCCTGAAAACCTCACGGTTTGGGGCCTTTATCGGCTGCTCCAACTACCCGGAATGTAAGTTTACGCGCCCCGTCGGTAACCCGGAAAGCGCCTCCGAAGATGGCGGTGCCTCCGGCGACCGCGAACTGGGCGTTGACCCAGCCACCGATAAGGTCGTCTCTCTGAAAATTGGCCGCTTTGGCCCCTATGTACAGTTGGGCGAAGCCGAATCGAAAGAGGATAAGCCCAAGCGGTCTTCCCTGCCCAAGGCCTGGCCACCGGCGTCGATCGATCTAGAGCGCGGGCTCAAGTTGCTCAGCCTGCCGCGCGAAATCGGCATAAACCCGGAAAATAATAAGCCGATCACTGCGGGTCTGGGGCGCTTTGGGCCGTTTATCGCCAATGACGGGACATACGCGAACCTTGCCAATTTCGATGAGATTTTCGAGGTCGGCATTAACCGCGCCGTCGTCATGCTGGCTGAGAAAAAGGCCAATGCCAAGGGCAAGGGTTCGGCGGCTGCACCCCTCAAGGAACTGGGCAAGCATCCTGATAATGACGAGGCCATTCAGGTCATGTCCGGCCGCTATGGCCCCTATGTCAAATGCGGTAAGGTCAATGCGACCCTGCCCAAGGATATAACGCCCGAAGAGGTGACGCTGGAACAGGCGCTGGAACTGATCGCGGCCAAAGGTGGGGTCAAAAAAGCGGCGACTAAAAAGGCTCCGGCCAAGAAAGCGGCGACCAAGACCACGGCGGCCAAAAAACCTGCCGCCAGGAAAGCCCCGGCTAAAAAAGCCCCCGCAAAGAAAAAGGCCGAGGCGTAACGCATCTACAGCGCCCCCCCCCTCCGTCATTTCGCTTCGCTCAATGCCACCTCCCCACGGTAACCACCCGCAGGGAGGAGAATACGCTCCCTCCTCCCTGTGCCAAAGGCATGGGGACCGGGCCGCCGGAGCGGGTGGATGCGAATGAAATGAGCAGACGGAGGGGGATAGCGCCGCAATTGTGAACACTCAGGCGCTCAAGATTAAGTAAACATACCCCTCCGTCGCGGACTTCGCCGCGCCACCTCCCCACGCTTTGCGTAGGGAGGAGAATAACGCCCCTCAAGAACCGCTTGCCGACGCCTGACTATACTGGCATTTTCGCTAAGACGGTATTTGGGGGAACATCAGTGCTGAAACACTCGACATTGGCGGCTATCGCAGCGGTCTGCATTTTCACGGCGCCCGCTGAGGCTCAAGCCTGTGGAGAGCCCAAGACCTTAAGCCCAAGCGCCATCGGATCGATCAAACTCGGCAGCAGCATCAAATCGCTGACGCCCCGCTTCAAACTGAAAACCGAGCAATATGCATCAGATGGTGACGACTATCTAAGACATGAAATAGACGTCTGCCCCGGCGTTATCGTGATAGCCGCAACCGCGTTGGATCGCCACATCATCGACAGGATCGAGACGACCTCAAATTACTTTGTGACAGCAAAGGGCGCAAAGGTCGGTATGACTGTTGCCGAACTCAGGAAGCTTTATCCTAGAGGAGAAACTTATACTGGTGCGGAAGAAGGATGGTATGCCTCTTTTTCGACGAAAGAAGGTGTTTATTTCGAATTGCAAATAGATGCTATTCCGCGTGATTGCTTTGAAACTACTCGGAATTGCGAGGGCGTCGTTAGTAGCGTCAAGGTGATCAAAGCATACATTCAAAAATAGCCGGATTTATGCCCCCTACGATATGGCTTAAGCGCCAACTCTGCCGTACATATTGGGGATGATAAAAATCCCCAAGCCGCCCCGCGCCCCCCACCCTCCACGTAGCTCTGCGGGATTGCCCGACGATGACACCCTGCTTGAGGCGCTTAGCGCCGCCCGCGAAGTCGATGTCAATGGTCTGGCCCGTCAGTTCGGCCTCAAAGGCGATGATCGCCGTGCCCTGCGCCAGCGCCTGAAGGCCCTGTCGGACGCCGGAAAGCTCGACAAACGTGGCCGTAAAACCTTCGGTGCCCAGGGCGTGCTGCCCGATACGGGTGCGGGCACCGTCATCTCACAGGATGTCGACGGGGAACTGTGGGTCAAATGGGGTAAAGACGACGCCGACAAATCTCCGCTCGCCCGCCTAGCCCCGCTCAAGAAATCGGCGCAACAGACCCCGCCGGGTTTGGGCGACCGAGTCTATGTGCGCTTTGAAAAGGTAGGAAACGAAAAGATTGGTGACGAATGGATCGCCCATCTGATCAAGGTGCTGGATCAGGGCGCGCCCAAGGTCATCGGAGTAGTGCGCAAAACAAAAAAAGCCAAAGGGCAGCCAGAAATCCGTCTGGAAAGCGTCAACCGCAAGTCCAAGGAAAACTATGTCCTGACCGGCGCTGACCTCGATAAGCTGAAAGACGGCGATGTCGTCATGGCCCGCCCGCAAGGGGGCCTGACCCGCTATGGCCCGCAACCGGCCACCCTGATCGAGGTCGTCGGCCACGAGACTGACCCCAAGGTTGGCTCGGTCATGGCGGTTCATGCGCATGGTCTGCCGATCGGGTTCAAGACCTCGACCGAGGACGAGGCCAAATCAGCCACTGCCCCTGACCTCAAGGGCCGCACCGACCTGCGTGATCTGCCATTTGTGACCATCGACCCGATGGACGCCAAGGACCACGACGACGCCGTCTACGCTCACCCTGACGATGATGAAGCCAATCCCGGCGGCTATGTCGTCTGGGTCGCCATCGCCGATGTCGCCCACTATGTGAAGCCCGGTTCATCGCTGGATCGTGACGCGCGCGAAAAAGGCAACTCGACCTACCTGCCCGACCGGGTCGAGCCGATGCTACCGCATGTGCTGTCGTCGGGGCTGTGTTCGCTGCAGGAAAATGAGAACCGCGCTACCCTGGCCGTGCGGATGGTGTTCGATGCGTCCGGCACCAAGATCGCCCATAAATTCGTGCGCGGCCTGATACGTTCGGCGGCTAAACTCAGCTATGAGCAGGCCCAGTCCGCTATCGACGGCGAACCCGACGATAAGACCGCACCTCTGCTGGAGAGCCTGCTTAAGCCGCTATGGGCCGCCCATGCCTGCCTGACCAAGGGCCGTAACGTGCGCGGGCCGCTGCATATCCATTCGCCGGAACGCAAGGTTCACCTCGACAAAGCGGGCAACGTCATCGCCATTGAGCCGCGCGTGTCGCTTGAGGCGCACGGCCTGATCGAAGAGATGATGATTCAGGCCAATGTCAGCGCCGCGGAGACGCTGGAGAAACATAAGTCACCGCTGATCTACCGCGTCCACGAAGCGCCAAGCCTAGAGAAAATCACCAATCTGGCCGATTTCCTGTCAACCATCGGCCTGCCCTGGAACAAGGGTGAAGCGCCCAACACGTTGCGGTTTAACAAGTTGCTGGATAGTCAGCGCGAAGGCCCGCATTCGGAGATCATCAACGAAGTCGTCCTGCGCACCCAGATGCAGGCCCACTATTCGGCCGAAAACTTCGGCCACTTCGGGCTTAATCTGGATCGTTATGCCCACTTTACCTCACCGATCCGCCGTTATGCCGATCTGATCGTGCACCGGGCCCTGATACGGGCACTGAAACTGGGCGATGACGGCCTGACCGACTATGAGGTCAAGACCTTAAGCGATACCGCCGACCACATCACGGCCACGGAACGGCGCTCTATGGCGGCTGAGCGTGAAGCGATTGAGCGCTATATCGCCGCCTATCTTGAGGAACACGTCGGGGCGAATTTCGCGGGCCGCATCGTCGGTGTGACCCGCTTTGGCCTGTTTGTGCGCCTGCTCGATACCGGGGCGGACGGCATTGTGCCGGTATCAAGCTTGCGCGACGATTACTATATTCATGATGACAAGGCCCATGCGCTTGTGGGGGAGCGCACCCATCAGCGCTGGCGCCTCGGTGGCTCAATCGTGGTCAAGCTTAAGGAAGCTATGCCGCTGACCGGCGGGCTGGTGTTTGAGGCGATCAGCGAGCCTGAACCGCACGATCCAAACATGCCCCGTCCGCGTCTGGGGGCACGGGTCCAGGCTGATTCCCGCAACCCATCACGACGCCCCACGGGCGGCCCGCCGAAAGGTCCTTCCAAGGGGCGCACCAAGGGCGTGACCGAGAAGAAGGCGGGGAAAGGTGGCAAAGGCGGGAAAAAGCGGCGATAGCTAAATAAATCTCCGCCAAGGCAGTTGACTTATGGTCGCGTCTTTGTCATATCCCCCGCTCTTAAGAATTTCTGCGACGGCTAGCGCCGGTGCGCACCCGTTAATAAGGATTTTCATCATGGCTAAACCAGCCTCTATTAAGATCCGCCTGAACTCGACGGCGGACACCGGCTTCTTCTACGTCACCAAGAAGAACGCCCGCACCAAGACCGAAAAGATGGTACTGAAGAAGTACGATCCGGTTGTGCGTAAGCATGTCGAATTCCGCGAAGGCAAGATTAAGTAGTCTTACCGCTTTCCGCGACAAAATACACAAAACCGCGCAGGACAACCTGCGCGGTTTTTGTTTGGCCATCCGCTTGGCACACTCAACTTTTCGTATATGGTATAAATATGCAGGTGTGAGGGTGGCGCGCATGGGGGACATTAAACGAAAATTGGCCTGTTTGTGGTGGGTCACCGTCGCCCTAAGTCATCCGGTGTGGGCGCAGGAAACAACTAAGCCTAAAGATGAACCCCCAACCGTTACCGTGAAGGGCAAAAAGCCGCTCAACCGCGCCGACCGTCAGGTCTATGACGTCACCAAAGACCCTGACCACGAAACCGCGACGGCTGACGATACGCTTAAGAAAATTCCGGGCGTCGCGGTCGATGCCGACGGCGGCGTGACCCTTCGCGGCAATCAGGCCCAGGTCATGGTCAATGGCCGTCCCTGGCTGATGTATGTTGGCGATAACCGCGCAGCCGCCCTGCGCTCCATGCCGTCAAGCATGATCGCGTCCATCGAAGTGATCTCTACCCCCGGCGCGCAATATGGCTCAAACGGCACTGGCGGCATCATCAATATCGTGACCAAGCGGTCCCTGCCGCCGGGCTGGTTCGCCAGCACAACCGTGCAAGTGTCGTCAAACGGCGCAGGCATGATCAATGGCGCTTTTCAGTACAATAGGGATAAGCTGACCGCCTCGGTCTTTGCCAATATCGCCGATTACAAAAGCGAAACCCGCTCAGACTTTGATCTGGCGCAACTGGCCCCCGATGGCCGACCGCTCATCACCACAGACACCTCCAACCTGTCGGACTTCAAAAGCCGACTGGGCATGATCAATAGTACGATTGACTACCAACTGGACGACAACGATTCGCTTAGTGGTCAGTTCAGCTACCTGTCCTCCTCCGGCACGGGTGGTGGCGAAGGCGAGACCCGAAGGTCAGACGCCACAGGCGCACCCACCGACCTTTACGACAGCGACTTAAACTCACAGTTTGATAATGACACCCAGACCCTTGGGCTGGGCTGGACACGCACGGGCGCTACGGCGGGAGATGCGCTCAAGGTCGATCTGAAGGTCAACCGCAACACATCGACCAACCGGGGTGATAACCGCTTCGACTACCGCCTGTCGTCCCTGCCCGAAAATCAGGGCCCACGGGCGCAGAATTCCCTTAACCGCTCCGAAGCCACCACCGCCGTCTTCAGCATCGATTATAACAAAGGTCTGGAGTCCGGCGAGGTTACCACCGGCCTTCAGATCACCCACGATGATGCCGACAATAATAATGAGAGCAGCTTCCTTTATACGCCGGGGATTGAGACACCTGCGCTCAATCCGGCCTTCAGCAACCCGTTTGCCTACAAACAGACCATCCGCGCGGCCTATGCGACGTACCAGACCATGCTGGGCGATCACTGGGTGGTGCTGGGGGGCTTACGGGCCGAAGGGCTCAGTTTCGAGAGCCGCAATGCCGCAACCGGCGCGCCGGTTAAGGTCGATTACACCAATCTGAACCCCAGCGCCTTTGCGACCTATGTGGTATCGGAGCGTCAGAAAATCCGTTTCAACTATTCGCGCCGCTTGCAACGGCCAAACGCCTGGGATCTTAATCCATCCCAGAGATACGGGGGGGCGCAATTGGTCAGCGTCGGCACGCCAACCCTGAAACCGCAGGAAACCAACTCGTTTGAGACGTCTTACGAATACGCCAAGGACATGAACAGCCTGTCGGTGCGCGCCTACCGCCTGCAAAACCGCAAGATCATCAGTAATGTCCGCACCTTCATCGATGACCCACAAAATGCCGGCAATCAGGTGGTCCTGATGTCCCGCCGCAATGCCGGTCGCAGCGACCAGACCGGCGTGCAGTTCGATTACCGCAGCCAGATACGGCCGAACCTGTCGTTCAATACGACGCTGACGGTCTTTGAAATGGCTATGACTATCCCTGACATGCCGGATCGGTCGCAGGTTACGGTCAACAGCCAGATCGGCCTGAACTACTATTCAAAAAAGGGCCACGGCGTTTCGCTGAACCTCAATTCTCTGGGCAAGCAGATCAACGATTATGGCTATATGGTCGGCAACACCAGCGTCATGGCGACCTATAATCACGCGTTGTCGCCGAGCCTGACCCTGACGGTCATGGCCACCGATGTGCTGAGGACCACCAAAACCAAGTTTGTGACTGAAACGCGCGATTCCCGCGGCCTGAGCTACGCCTCACGGCAGGCTCCGGTGATATCGATCAGCCTTAGCCGCCGGTTTGGATCAGGCTACGGCGCACCGAAATCTAAAAAATCTTAGAAAAAACCATTCGCTACGCCAAAAATCGTGAGATTTGAGCCGAGTAGCAGGAGCCTACGCCGCAGGTACACATAGTACCTGCAAGTGCTGGCGCCGCCCTAATCGGCCAAAGACCGCGATTTTTCTCAGGCGGCGGCTTTGACGATAACTCGATTCCGGCCTGACTGCTTGGCTTCGTAAACGGCCTGATCGGCGCGTTTCATCAGGGTGTCAGGCGTATCGCCCGCACCTTTCGAGGTCGACACGCCGACCGATATGGTCACATCCAGCGTCCTCCCATCGGTTAAGCTGAACGGCTTGGCCGCCACCTGCGCCCTCACCCGCTCAGCGATCATGGCGGCATCCTTGGCTTCGGTTTCGGGCATAATCACCACGAACTCTTCCCCACCCATCCGGCAGGGCAGATCAATAGCGCGGACATTTTGGCCTAACCTGCGCGCAAATTCTTTTAAGACTTCATCGCCACCGTCATGGCCATAGGTGTCATTGACCTTTTTGAAGTGGTCGATATCGACCAGCAGCAGCGACACCTTGGGCCCGCCCTTGATGGCCTTGGCGACCAGACGCAATAGCTGGTGATCCATAAAGCGCCGGTTATTCAGCCCCGTCAGGGTATCGGTCACCGCCAGTTCCATCGTCCGGTCGAGCGATACCCGCAAATGATCGGCATAGCGCTTACGGTGAATAAGGGTTTTGACGCGGGCCGACAGTTCCTGCCCATCGACCGGCCGCACGATAATGTCATTGGCCCCCAGCTCCAGCGCCTTAAGCAGGCCGGTGCGGTCTTCGGCGCTGGCTATACCAAGGATCGGTTTATGGCGCGTGGCCTCATGGGAGCGCAATTGCGCAATCAGGCGCAAAGGATCAAAGCCTCTGGCCGACAGGTTGATAATCACCAGATCGACCCGTTTGGCGGCAATCTCCAGCGCGCGGGCGGTATCGGTCTCATAGGCGCAGCGGTGGTTGGCGCCCAATAGTCCCATCAGCCGCTCGGCCTGACGCTCATTGTCATCGATGATAAAGACATTGCCGGGGGCGGCCATCTGACGCTGGCGGTCGGCCTCATCAATCATGCCCAGACGCCGGCTGGAGGCTTCGCGCTGGCGCAGTTCATCGATCATGACCTTAAGCCGCACCAGCGACCGCAGGCGCGCCGTCAACAGGGCAATATCCACCGGCTTGGTCAGGAAATCGTCAGCCCCGGCCTCAAGCCCCGACAGGCGGTCGTTGTGGCCATCAAGGGCGGTGACCAGAATGATCGGGATGTGGCTGGTGGCGGCGTGTTCTTTCAGCCAGCGGCAGGTGGCATAGCCGTCCATGCCGGGCATCATGACATCGAGCAGTATAATATCGGGCTGTTCCGTCACCGCTTTGGATATGGCCTCATCGCCGGTTTCGGCGACGATCACGTCGTAATAGTCCGCCTCAAGCTTAGCCTGAAGCAGCTTCACATTGGCGGGCGTATCATCGACAACAAGGACTTTGGCGGTCATATTGAGTTACCCCAGATAGCGCCGCACGGTATCCAGAAAGTGCGCGACCGAAATCGGCTTTGAGATATAGGCCTCGCAGCCGCCTTCACGGATGCGCTCCTCGTCGCCCTTCATGGCAAAGGCGGTCACAGCCACCACCGGAATGTGCGACAGTTCATCGTCTTCTTTCAGCCACTTGGTGACTTCAAGACCGGAAATTTCCGGCAACTGGATGTCCATCAGGATCAGGTCGGGCAGGTGCTTGCGCGCCAGCGACAGAGCCTGAAGCCCTTCGTGGGTTTGCAGGGTCTCATAGCCCTGCGCATCAAGCAGATCATGAAACAGCTTCATGTTCAGCTCGTTATCCTCAACGATCAGGACTTTTTTAGGGGTCATCACCAATTCCATATAGAGCCCGCCTCAAAGAGACAATTCGCTCACCTTTAGGCTAAATCTCTACACCAACTGTCTTAAGGCGAGGTGAAAAGGAAGGTAACAAAAGGTAAACGCAAACGGTATCTGATGGCCGCCACGCACTAAGCCTGCTGAAAATTACCGCTTCTAAAAGGCTTAGGGTTTGGCTTATAAGGCGCCAACCACCCTGCCCACTCACGAAGGTTACACCCATGTCCCAAGTTAAGGCCCGCCTGGAATCCCTCGGCATCACTTTGCCAGCCGCCGCCACGCCTGTGGCCAACTATGTCTCCTATACCCGCACCGGCAATATTGTGAATATTTCGGGCCAGATCTCGGTCGATGCCAACGGCGGCATCAAGGGCACGGTCGGCGTTGACGTGTCGCTGGAGGACGGTGTGAAGGCGGCGCGTATTTGCGGTTTGAACCTGCTGGCCCAGATGCAGGCGGCTTGCGACGGCGATCTCGATAATGTTGTGCGCGTGCTGAAACTGAATGCGTTCGTGCAGGCCGGCCCTGATTTTTACGACATCCCCAAGGTCATCAACGGCTGCTCCGACCTTATGGTCGAGGTGCTGGGTGAGGCCGGCAAGCACGCCCGTTCGGCCGTCGGCATGTATAAGATCCCGCTGGGTTTTGCGGTCGAAATCGACGCTCAGATCGAGGTTAAAGACCGGCGGTAATCCCCTCCCTCTTTCCGCAAGTGGCAAAGTATAGCATATTACCTTCGCAAGTATTTTACTTCAAAGAACCTCCCCTGATTTCAGGGGAGGTTCTAAAATCTGTGGGTTTTTAATTGTGCTTTCGCAAAGGCGAACTAAATTAGCCCCATGCCCGACACCGATCAGCCGCCATCGAATACTAATCTGACCATTACGCTGTGCAATAGCCTGCGCGAGGTGGACGCCGCGGAATGGAACGCACTGACCACCAATGGCAACCCCTTCACCAGCCACGCCTACCTTGAGGCGCTGGAGGCCACGGCGTGCGTCGGCGAAGACGCGGGCTGGCAGGCCGTTCACCTCCTAGCCCGCGACGAAGCCGGGGCGCTACGCGGGGCCATGCCGCTCTATGTCAAAGCCCACTCATATGGGGAATATGTCTTCGATCAGTCGTGGGCGCAGGCTTATGAAAGTGCGGGCGGACGCTATTATCCGAAACTGCAAGCCTCGGTGCCATTTACGCCAGTGACCGGATCGCGCCTGCTGGCCACAGATATCGCGACGAAACAGGCGCTGGTGCGCGCTGCCATAAACCTGTGCGACCACAACCGGCTGTCGTCCCTGCACGTCACCTTCCCCACCCACGACGAATGGCAGTTGATGGGCGATATGGGGTTGTTATTGCGTCAGGATCAGCAGTTCTGGTGGGAAAATCGCGACTACGGCACGTTTGAGGATTTTCTGGCCGATCTGTCGTCCAACCGGCGCAAGGTCATCCGCCGTGAACGGCGCGACCTAAGCCATCTGGATATGCGCGTTATTACCGGGGCGGACATAACTGAGGCCCACCTTGATCATCTCTATGAATTTATTGAAGATACGTCTGATCGCAAATGGGGACGCCCCTATCTCAATCGCGACTTTTTCAGCCTGATCACGGAGCGGATGCGCGATAAGATCGTGCTGATCTTTGCCTATGACGGCGATCAACCCATTGCGGGGGCAATCAATTATCTGGGGGGCGATACGCTGTACGGCCGGCAATGGGGCTGCAACCGCCAGGTACCGTTCCTGCATTTCGAGGTCTGCTATTATCAGGCCATCGACTATGCCATTGCGCATGGCCTCAAGCGGGTCGAAGCGGGCGCCCAGGGCGAACATAAGCTGGCGCGGGGCTATCTGCCGCAGGCGGTCTATTCCGCCCATTATATCCGCGACAAAGCGCTACGCACGCCGATCGAGCATTACCTCAACCGCGAGCGCGACGCTGTTGCTGCTTATATTGAAAGTAGTAGTAAAGAAGGCTCACCATTTAAATCGTCCTCTTAAAACGGGGCTTAGTTCGATGCTGAACCG
Protein-coding regions in this window:
- the topA gene encoding type I DNA topoisomerase; protein product: MKLVIVESPAKAKTINKYLGKDYKVLASYGHVRDLPSKDGSVKPDDDFAMIWEADPKAVKRLNEIAEAAKASDGVILATDPDREGEAISWHVLEVLNKKKVLKEKTVERVTFNAITKSAVDLAMANPRQLDMELVEAYLARRALDYLVGFTLSPVLWRKLPGARSAGRVQSVALKIVVDREVEIEKFKTEEYWTVDTEVSANSPPFSAKLIQLNGKKLGKFDLPNEAAAKGAEAAIAASNFTITEVDQKPGKRTPPPPFTTSTLQQEASRKLGFSASRTMQTAQKLYEGVDIGGETTGLITYMRTDGVYVEPEAIAEMRKLIGERYGPAYVPETPRFYKAKAKNAQEAHEAVRPTSLYRRPETLRLEGDQARLYELIWKRTMASQMEAAKVEKTAIDLLSPDKQIALRATGQVITFDGYLAVYEEGKDDDGDEDGGRLPAVRVGTTASVHAIKPAQHFTEPPPRYSEATLVKKMEELGIGRPSTYASVLTVLRDRAYVRMDKNRFIPEDKGRLVTAFLEEFFKRYVEYDFTADLEEKLDLVSAGELNWKALLREFWQDFHAAAGGVQEFRVSEVLDRLNDALGPHIFPDKGDGTNPRACPSCANGLLSLKTSRFGAFIGCSNYPECKFTRPVGNPESASEDGGASGDRELGVDPATDKVVSLKIGRFGPYVQLGEAESKEDKPKRSSLPKAWPPASIDLERGLKLLSLPREIGINPENNKPITAGLGRFGPFIANDGTYANLANFDEIFEVGINRAVVMLAEKKANAKGKGSAAAPLKELGKHPDNDEAIQVMSGRYGPYVKCGKVNATLPKDITPEEVTLEQALELIAAKGGVKKAATKKAPAKKAATKTTAAKKPAARKAPAKKAPAKKKAEA
- the rnr gene encoding ribonuclease R translates to MIKIPKPPRAPHPPRSSAGLPDDDTLLEALSAAREVDVNGLARQFGLKGDDRRALRQRLKALSDAGKLDKRGRKTFGAQGVLPDTGAGTVISQDVDGELWVKWGKDDADKSPLARLAPLKKSAQQTPPGLGDRVYVRFEKVGNEKIGDEWIAHLIKVLDQGAPKVIGVVRKTKKAKGQPEIRLESVNRKSKENYVLTGADLDKLKDGDVVMARPQGGLTRYGPQPATLIEVVGHETDPKVGSVMAVHAHGLPIGFKTSTEDEAKSATAPDLKGRTDLRDLPFVTIDPMDAKDHDDAVYAHPDDDEANPGGYVVWVAIADVAHYVKPGSSLDRDAREKGNSTYLPDRVEPMLPHVLSSGLCSLQENENRATLAVRMVFDASGTKIAHKFVRGLIRSAAKLSYEQAQSAIDGEPDDKTAPLLESLLKPLWAAHACLTKGRNVRGPLHIHSPERKVHLDKAGNVIAIEPRVSLEAHGLIEEMMIQANVSAAETLEKHKSPLIYRVHEAPSLEKITNLADFLSTIGLPWNKGEAPNTLRFNKLLDSQREGPHSEIINEVVLRTQMQAHYSAENFGHFGLNLDRYAHFTSPIRRYADLIVHRALIRALKLGDDGLTDYEVKTLSDTADHITATERRSMAAEREAIERYIAAYLEEHVGANFAGRIVGVTRFGLFVRLLDTGADGIVPVSSLRDDYYIHDDKAHALVGERTHQRWRLGGSIVVKLKEAMPLTGGLVFEAISEPEPHDPNMPRPRLGARVQADSRNPSRRPTGGPPKGPSKGRTKGVTEKKAGKGGKGGKKRR
- the rpmG gene encoding 50S ribosomal protein L33, which produces MAKPASIKIRLNSTADTGFFYVTKKNARTKTEKMVLKKYDPVVRKHVEFREGKIK
- a CDS encoding TonB-dependent receptor, with the translated sequence MGDIKRKLACLWWVTVALSHPVWAQETTKPKDEPPTVTVKGKKPLNRADRQVYDVTKDPDHETATADDTLKKIPGVAVDADGGVTLRGNQAQVMVNGRPWLMYVGDNRAAALRSMPSSMIASIEVISTPGAQYGSNGTGGIINIVTKRSLPPGWFASTTVQVSSNGAGMINGAFQYNRDKLTASVFANIADYKSETRSDFDLAQLAPDGRPLITTDTSNLSDFKSRLGMINSTIDYQLDDNDSLSGQFSYLSSSGTGGGEGETRRSDATGAPTDLYDSDLNSQFDNDTQTLGLGWTRTGATAGDALKVDLKVNRNTSTNRGDNRFDYRLSSLPENQGPRAQNSLNRSEATTAVFSIDYNKGLESGEVTTGLQITHDDADNNNESSFLYTPGIETPALNPAFSNPFAYKQTIRAAYATYQTMLGDHWVVLGGLRAEGLSFESRNAATGAPVKVDYTNLNPSAFATYVVSERQKIRFNYSRRLQRPNAWDLNPSQRYGGAQLVSVGTPTLKPQETNSFETSYEYAKDMNSLSVRAYRLQNRKIISNVRTFIDDPQNAGNQVVLMSRRNAGRSDQTGVQFDYRSQIRPNLSFNTTLTVFEMAMTIPDMPDRSQVTVNSQIGLNYYSKKGHGVSLNLNSLGKQINDYGYMVGNTSVMATYNHALSPSLTLTVMATDVLRTTKTKFVTETRDSRGLSYASRQAPVISISLSRRFGSGYGAPKSKKS
- a CDS encoding PleD family two-component system response regulator, which gives rise to MTAKVLVVDDTPANVKLLQAKLEADYYDVIVAETGDEAISKAVTEQPDIILLDVMMPGMDGYATCRWLKEHAATSHIPIILVTALDGHNDRLSGLEAGADDFLTKPVDIALLTARLRSLVRLKVMIDELRQREASSRRLGMIDEADRQRQMAAPGNVFIIDDNERQAERLMGLLGANHRCAYETDTARALEIAAKRVDLVIINLSARGFDPLRLIAQLRSHEATRHKPILGIASAEDRTGLLKALELGANDIIVRPVDGQELSARVKTLIHRKRYADHLRVSLDRTMELAVTDTLTGLNNRRFMDHQLLRLVAKAIKGGPKVSLLLVDIDHFKKVNDTYGHDGGDEVLKEFARRLGQNVRAIDLPCRMGGEEFVVIMPETEAKDAAMIAERVRAQVAAKPFSLTDGRTLDVTISVGVSTSKGAGDTPDTLMKRADQAVYEAKQSGRNRVIVKAAA
- a CDS encoding response regulator, with translation MTPKKVLIVEDNELNMKLFHDLLDAQGYETLQTHEGLQALSLARKHLPDLILMDIQLPEISGLEVTKWLKEDDELSHIPVVAVTAFAMKGDEERIREGGCEAYISKPISVAHFLDTVRRYLG
- a CDS encoding RidA family protein, coding for MSQVKARLESLGITLPAAATPVANYVSYTRTGNIVNISGQISVDANGGIKGTVGVDVSLEDGVKAARICGLNLLAQMQAACDGDLDNVVRVLKLNAFVQAGPDFYDIPKVINGCSDLMVEVLGEAGKHARSAVGMYKIPLGFAVEIDAQIEVKDRR
- a CDS encoding GNAT family N-acetyltransferase encodes the protein MPDTDQPPSNTNLTITLCNSLREVDAAEWNALTTNGNPFTSHAYLEALEATACVGEDAGWQAVHLLARDEAGALRGAMPLYVKAHSYGEYVFDQSWAQAYESAGGRYYPKLQASVPFTPVTGSRLLATDIATKQALVRAAINLCDHNRLSSLHVTFPTHDEWQLMGDMGLLLRQDQQFWWENRDYGTFEDFLADLSSNRRKVIRRERRDLSHLDMRVITGADITEAHLDHLYEFIEDTSDRKWGRPYLNRDFFSLITERMRDKIVLIFAYDGDQPIAGAINYLGGDTLYGRQWGCNRQVPFLHFEVCYYQAIDYAIAHGLKRVEAGAQGEHKLARGYLPQAVYSAHYIRDKALRTPIEHYLNRERDAVAAYIESSSKEGSPFKSSS